A single region of the Ziziphus jujuba cultivar Dongzao chromosome 10, ASM3175591v1 genome encodes:
- the LOC107412606 gene encoding origin of replication complex subunit 1-like isoform X2, producing MAETPQRAVHPTRRSNQPPLHFNPKLSPSLTPSTPPTTSPRRSTRRVSLAFNAGTPRKPTDPIEKPVDDSVRETPGRTRKASNRKSPRRSINYAEETRNDSAEKTPKVGKICELPKTPRSTRKGSNSTRKDEESGWTEVEVSFSPVSPDQPEIKKRKMAKERTVITRSRTSKDEDFEKKKKKKKNGGAVPKKRIYYKKVVYDGGEFGTGDDVYVKRREDASSEDEDPEVEDCMLCFKSGRAVMIECDDCLGGFHLKCLKPPLKEVPEGDWICGFCEARKMGKSVQLPKPPEGTKRVRTMREKLLSSDLWAARIESLWKEVDGSYWSRVRWYIIPEETVSGRQPHNLRRELYRTNDFADIEMESILRHCSVMNPKEYAKASNEGDDVFLCEYEYDIHWHSFKRLADIDAGEEDGEDSDEDYKVCKDLDSDTDEDMDYEKESIEKMLAKQHPAHEMAANSRKGRFFGLQKVGMKKIPEHIRCHKQTELERAKATLLLASLPKSLPCRNKETEEITTFIKGAICDDQCLGRCLYIHGVPGTGKTMTVLSVMRNLRSEVDAGSIRPYCFVEINGLKLASPETIYRVIYEALTGHRVSWKKALQLLNERFSEGNKFREEDNRPCILLIDELDLLVTRNQSVLYNILDWPTKPHSKLVIIGIANTMDLPEKLLPRISSRMGIQRLCFGPYNYQQLEEIISSRLKGIDAFEKQAIEFASRKVAAISGDARRALEICRRAAEITDYRLKKLTSTSNDISEGKTLVGMAEVDAAIQEMFQAPHMQVMKNCSRLSKIFLTAMVHELYRTGMGETSFEKGTS from the exons ATGGCGGAGACCCCACAGAGAGCCGTACATCCCACAAGAAGATCCAATCAACCACCTCTCCATTTCAATCCCAAGCTTTCTCCCTCTCTCACCCCATCAACCCCTCCAACCACATCTCCTCGCCGATCGACCCGCCGAGTCTCTCTAGCATTCAACGCCGGCACTCCCCGGAAGCCCACTGATCCAATCGAGAAGCCCGTTGACGATTCAGTGAGGGAAACTCCGGGAAGGACTCGAAAAGCATCGAATAGGAAATCGCCTCGGAGATCCATCAATTACGCTGAAGAAACCCGAAATGATTCGGCGGAGAAGACACCGAAAGTTGGAAAAATTTGTGAACTTCCAAAAACCCCTAGATCTACTAGAAAGGGCTCGAATTCGACTAGAAAAGATGAGGAGAGCGGTTGGACTGAAGTTGAAGTTTCGTTCTCTCCGGTGTCGCCGGACCAACCGGAGATAAAGAAGAGGAAAATGGCCAAAGAAAGAACCGTAATTACGAGATCTAGGACTTCAAAAGATGAGGattttgagaagaagaagaagaagaagaagaatggggGGGCGGTACCGAAGAAGCGAATCTATTACAAGAAGGTTGTGTATGATGGGGGCGAGTTTGGGACTGGGGACGATGTGTACGTGAAGAGAAGAGAGGATGCAAGCTCGGAAGATGAAGACCCAGAAGTGGAGGACTGCATGCTTTGCTTCAAGTCTGGGAGGGCTGTGATGATCGAGTGTGATGATTGTTTGGGTGGGTTTCATTTGAAATGTTTGAAACCGCCATTGAAGGAGGTCCCAGAAGGAGATTGGATATGTGGGTTTTGTGAGGCTCGGAAAATGGGTAAAAGCGTCCAGCTTCCGAAGCCACCAGAAGGGACAAAACGGGTCAGAACAATGAGGGAGAAACTTCTATCTAGTGATTTATGGGCTGCTCGTATTGAgag TTTATGGAAAGAAGTAGATGGTAGCTACTGGTCTCGTGTGCGTTGGTATATAATACCTGAAGAGACTGTTTCGGGAAGACAACCTCATAATCTCCGGAGGGAGCTTTATAGGACGAATGATTTTGCTGACATTGAG ATGGAATCCATCCTTCGTCATTGTTCCGTAATGAACCCCAAAGAATATGCTAAGGCCAGCAATGAAGGGGATGATGTATTTTTATGTGAATATGAATATGACATTCATTGGCACAGTTTCAAGCGTCTTGCTGACATTGATGCTGGTGAAGAG GATGGTGAAGATAGTGATGAAGATTACAAAGTCTGCAAGGATTTGGACTCTGACACAGATGAAGACATGGACTATGAAAAGGAAAGCATCGAAAAAATGTTAGCTAAACAACATCCAGCTCATGAGATGGCTGCG AATTCACGGAAGGGGCGGTTCTTTGGGCTTCAAAAGGTAGGGATGAAGAAAATTCCAGAGCACATAAGATGCCACAAGCAGACTGAACTTGAAAGAGCAAAAGCAACACTGTTGTTGGCATCATTGCCAAAGAGTCTTCCTTGTAGGAATAA AGAAACAGAGGAGATAACAACCTTTATCAAAGGTGCCATCTGTGATGATCAATGTTTGGGTCGTTGCCTTTACATTCATGGTGTTCCTGGAACTGGGAAG ACAATGACTGTACTTTCAGTAATGAGGAATCTAAGGTCTGAAGTTGATGCAGGAAGTATAAGACCCTACTGTTTCGTGGAGATTAATGGTCTAAAACTGGCATCACCTGAGACTATTTATAGG GTAATATATGAAGCATTAACTGGGCACAGGGTTAGTTGGAAAAAGGCTTTGCAATTGCTGAATGAACGTTTTTCTGAAGGGAACAAATTTCGAGAAGAAGACAATCGGCCTTGCATTCTTCTCATTGATGAACTTGATCTTCTTGTGACTAGAAATCAGTCG GTTCTGTACAACATTCTTGACTGGCCTACTAAACCACACTCAAAGTTAGTCATTATAG GCATAGCAAACACGATGGATCTTCCAGAGAAGTTGCTTCCTCGTATTTCAAGTCGTATGGGAATCCAAAGACTTTGTTTTGGCCCCTATAATTATCAGCAACTTGAAGAAATCATTTCAAGTCGCcttaaaggaattgatgcatttgaaaaACAAGCTATAGAATTTGCTTCAAGAAAG GTAGCAGCTATTTCAGGAGATGCTCGTCGTGCCCTAGAGATTTGCAGACGTGCAGCAGAAATTACAGATTATCGTCTAAAGAAACTAACTTCAACTTCCAATGACATTTCTGAAG GGAAAACACTTGTTGGTATGGCAGAAGTTGATGCAGCAATTCAAGAGATGTTCCAGGCACCTCATATGCAA GTGATGAAAAATTGTTCTAGACTGAGTAAAATTTTCTTGACTGCTATGGTTCATGAACTCTATAGAACAGGAATGGGTGAAACCAGTTTTGAAAAG GGAACTTCCTGA
- the LOC107412606 gene encoding origin of replication complex subunit 1B-like isoform X1: MAETPQRAVHPTRRSNQPPLHFNPKLSPSLTPSTPPTTSPRRSTRRVSLAFNAGTPRKPTDPIEKPVDDSVRETPGRTRKASNRKSPRRSINYAEETRNDSAEKTPKVGKICELPKTPRSTRKGSNSTRKDEESGWTEVEVSFSPVSPDQPEIKKRKMAKERTVITRSRTSKDEDFEKKKKKKKNGGAVPKKRIYYKKVVYDGGEFGTGDDVYVKRREDASSEDEDPEVEDCMLCFKSGRAVMIECDDCLGGFHLKCLKPPLKEVPEGDWICGFCEARKMGKSVQLPKPPEGTKRVRTMREKLLSSDLWAARIESLWKEVDGSYWSRVRWYIIPEETVSGRQPHNLRRELYRTNDFADIEMESILRHCSVMNPKEYAKASNEGDDVFLCEYEYDIHWHSFKRLADIDAGEEDGEDSDEDYKVCKDLDSDTDEDMDYEKESIEKMLAKQHPAHEMAANSRKGRFFGLQKVGMKKIPEHIRCHKQTELERAKATLLLASLPKSLPCRNKETEEITTFIKGAICDDQCLGRCLYIHGVPGTGKTMTVLSVMRNLRSEVDAGSIRPYCFVEINGLKLASPETIYRVIYEALTGHRVSWKKALQLLNERFSEGNKFREEDNRPCILLIDELDLLVTRNQSVLYNILDWPTKPHSKLVIIGIANTMDLPEKLLPRISSRMGIQRLCFGPYNYQQLEEIISSRLKGIDAFEKQAIEFASRKVAAISGDARRALEICRRAAEITDYRLKKLTSTSNDISEGKTLVGMAEVDAAIQEMFQAPHMQVMKNCSRLSKIFLTAMVHELYRTGMGETSFEKLATTVSCLCTNNGETFPGYDTLLKVGCKLGECRIILCEPGSRHRLQKLQLNFPSDDVAFALKDSKELPWLAKYL; this comes from the exons ATGGCGGAGACCCCACAGAGAGCCGTACATCCCACAAGAAGATCCAATCAACCACCTCTCCATTTCAATCCCAAGCTTTCTCCCTCTCTCACCCCATCAACCCCTCCAACCACATCTCCTCGCCGATCGACCCGCCGAGTCTCTCTAGCATTCAACGCCGGCACTCCCCGGAAGCCCACTGATCCAATCGAGAAGCCCGTTGACGATTCAGTGAGGGAAACTCCGGGAAGGACTCGAAAAGCATCGAATAGGAAATCGCCTCGGAGATCCATCAATTACGCTGAAGAAACCCGAAATGATTCGGCGGAGAAGACACCGAAAGTTGGAAAAATTTGTGAACTTCCAAAAACCCCTAGATCTACTAGAAAGGGCTCGAATTCGACTAGAAAAGATGAGGAGAGCGGTTGGACTGAAGTTGAAGTTTCGTTCTCTCCGGTGTCGCCGGACCAACCGGAGATAAAGAAGAGGAAAATGGCCAAAGAAAGAACCGTAATTACGAGATCTAGGACTTCAAAAGATGAGGattttgagaagaagaagaagaagaagaagaatggggGGGCGGTACCGAAGAAGCGAATCTATTACAAGAAGGTTGTGTATGATGGGGGCGAGTTTGGGACTGGGGACGATGTGTACGTGAAGAGAAGAGAGGATGCAAGCTCGGAAGATGAAGACCCAGAAGTGGAGGACTGCATGCTTTGCTTCAAGTCTGGGAGGGCTGTGATGATCGAGTGTGATGATTGTTTGGGTGGGTTTCATTTGAAATGTTTGAAACCGCCATTGAAGGAGGTCCCAGAAGGAGATTGGATATGTGGGTTTTGTGAGGCTCGGAAAATGGGTAAAAGCGTCCAGCTTCCGAAGCCACCAGAAGGGACAAAACGGGTCAGAACAATGAGGGAGAAACTTCTATCTAGTGATTTATGGGCTGCTCGTATTGAgag TTTATGGAAAGAAGTAGATGGTAGCTACTGGTCTCGTGTGCGTTGGTATATAATACCTGAAGAGACTGTTTCGGGAAGACAACCTCATAATCTCCGGAGGGAGCTTTATAGGACGAATGATTTTGCTGACATTGAG ATGGAATCCATCCTTCGTCATTGTTCCGTAATGAACCCCAAAGAATATGCTAAGGCCAGCAATGAAGGGGATGATGTATTTTTATGTGAATATGAATATGACATTCATTGGCACAGTTTCAAGCGTCTTGCTGACATTGATGCTGGTGAAGAG GATGGTGAAGATAGTGATGAAGATTACAAAGTCTGCAAGGATTTGGACTCTGACACAGATGAAGACATGGACTATGAAAAGGAAAGCATCGAAAAAATGTTAGCTAAACAACATCCAGCTCATGAGATGGCTGCG AATTCACGGAAGGGGCGGTTCTTTGGGCTTCAAAAGGTAGGGATGAAGAAAATTCCAGAGCACATAAGATGCCACAAGCAGACTGAACTTGAAAGAGCAAAAGCAACACTGTTGTTGGCATCATTGCCAAAGAGTCTTCCTTGTAGGAATAA AGAAACAGAGGAGATAACAACCTTTATCAAAGGTGCCATCTGTGATGATCAATGTTTGGGTCGTTGCCTTTACATTCATGGTGTTCCTGGAACTGGGAAG ACAATGACTGTACTTTCAGTAATGAGGAATCTAAGGTCTGAAGTTGATGCAGGAAGTATAAGACCCTACTGTTTCGTGGAGATTAATGGTCTAAAACTGGCATCACCTGAGACTATTTATAGG GTAATATATGAAGCATTAACTGGGCACAGGGTTAGTTGGAAAAAGGCTTTGCAATTGCTGAATGAACGTTTTTCTGAAGGGAACAAATTTCGAGAAGAAGACAATCGGCCTTGCATTCTTCTCATTGATGAACTTGATCTTCTTGTGACTAGAAATCAGTCG GTTCTGTACAACATTCTTGACTGGCCTACTAAACCACACTCAAAGTTAGTCATTATAG GCATAGCAAACACGATGGATCTTCCAGAGAAGTTGCTTCCTCGTATTTCAAGTCGTATGGGAATCCAAAGACTTTGTTTTGGCCCCTATAATTATCAGCAACTTGAAGAAATCATTTCAAGTCGCcttaaaggaattgatgcatttgaaaaACAAGCTATAGAATTTGCTTCAAGAAAG GTAGCAGCTATTTCAGGAGATGCTCGTCGTGCCCTAGAGATTTGCAGACGTGCAGCAGAAATTACAGATTATCGTCTAAAGAAACTAACTTCAACTTCCAATGACATTTCTGAAG GGAAAACACTTGTTGGTATGGCAGAAGTTGATGCAGCAATTCAAGAGATGTTCCAGGCACCTCATATGCAA GTGATGAAAAATTGTTCTAGACTGAGTAAAATTTTCTTGACTGCTATGGTTCATGAACTCTATAGAACAGGAATGGGTGAAACCAGTTTTGAAAAG TTGGCAACAACGGTCTCATGTCTCTGTACAAACAACGGAGAAACATTTCCCGGATATGACACACTCTTGAAAGTTGG TTGTAAGCTTGGTGAGTGCAGAATTATTCTATGTGAACCTGGATCTAGGCACAGGCTGCAAAAATTGCAGCTCAACTTTCCAAG tgATGATGTAGCATTTGCACTCAAGGACAGCAAGGAGCTTCCATGGTTGGCCAAATATCTTTGA
- the LOC112490763 gene encoding F-box/kelch-repeat protein At3g23880, whose protein sequence is MPCDCKFMLLAEELVIQILLNLVVKDILRCKCVCKSWYYLITSPSFIDEHLKLSNRKDPYLLVDYRSTSQGAMKDRVDVLYPPTIILVSHETLEEVDRQVMLSSTSLVNMDLAMESYTLGCCYGILCILLGYFVMRVVLWNPATREAKVVPPTLYSCHPENSILYYTVMFGFGFDAKNNDYKVVAIQELRWKRHWKNGLPLYAVEVYSVRTNSWRLLPAGVLVRSFTPTGRIGRDVCIGGMYSWLLEGEEVILSFDMENNVFISTPLPSGINSIPVIMVYNESVAVAYIDNYECQPCNYELWMLGEYGVQESWTKQFNFRSMCKVNRSTLIFGIWNNSDIYLHATGPRELKLFESTTLWPATRRCKIFEPYGYLGGFIRNVISFKESLVPINKLDYEQSFQATQKSSFGFGRFIT, encoded by the coding sequence ATGCCTTGTGATTGCAAATTCATGTTGTTGGCAGAAGAATTGGTGATCCAAATCCTGTTAAATCTAGTGGTGAAAGATATTCTTCGATGCAAGTGCGTTTGCAAATCATGGTATTATCTCATTACAAGTCCTTCCTTCATTGATGAACACCTCAAATTAAGCAACCGCAAGGATCCTTATCTCCTTGTCGATTACAGGAGTACTAGTCAAGGAGCAATGAAGGATCGTGTGGACGTTTTATACCCTCCTACAATCATCTTAGTTTCTCATGAAACCCTAGAAGAAGTTGATAGGCAGGTAATGTTATCCAGTACAAGTCTAGTCAATATGGATTTGGCAATGGAAAGTTATACCTTAGGCTGCTGTTATGgcattttatgtattttattgggTTATTTTGTGATGAGAGTGGTTCTATGGAACCCTGCAACTAGAGAAGCAAAAGTTGTACCACCTACCTTGTATAGCTGCCATCCGGAGAATAGTATTTTGTATTATACTGTTATGTTTGGCTTTGGATTTGATGCGAAAAACAATGATTATAAGGTGGTTGCAATCCAGGAATTGAGATGGAAGAGACATTGGAAAAATGGTTTGCCACTGTACGCGGTTGAAGTTTACAGTGTTCGAACAAATTCCTGGAGATTGCTACCTGCTGGTGTTCTAGTTAGAAGCTTTACGCCTACGGGTAGAATTGGTCGCGATGTATGCATTGGTGGAATGTACTCGTGGTTGCTTGAGGGTGAAGAAGTTATTCTTTCGTTCGATATGGAAAACAATGTTTTTATATCAACACCTCTTCCTTCTGGTATAAATAGTATCCCTGTTATCATGGTTTATAATGAATCCGTTGCAGTTGCTTATATTGATAATTATGAATGTCAACCTTGTAATTATGAATTATGGATGTTGGGGGAATATGGAGTGCAGGAGTCATGGACGAAGCAATTTAATTTTAGATCCATGTGTAAAGTAAATAGGTCAACACTAATATTTGGAATATGGAACAACTCAGATATCTATCTCCATGCAACCGGACCACGAGAGCTGAAATTGTTCGAGTCTACTACTCTATGGCCTGCTACCAGAAGATGTAAGATTTTCGAACCTTATGGTTATTTGGGTGGTTTCATAAGAAATGTCATTAGCTTCAAAGAAAGTTTAGTTCCAATCAATAAATTAGACTACGAACAAAGCTTTCAGGCCACCCAAAAAAGTTCATTTGGTTTTGGACGTTTTATTACTTAA